A part of Podarcis raffonei isolate rPodRaf1 chromosome 12, rPodRaf1.pri, whole genome shotgun sequence genomic DNA contains:
- the TOMM7 gene encoding mitochondrial import receptor subunit TOM7 homolog — translation MRRSARKQKAGLSLPPSPLALRCLRDDNAAAAMPKLSKESKQRLQHLFKGGQFAIRWGFIPVVLYLGFKRGADPGMPEPTVLSLLWG, via the exons ATGCGTCGTAGCGCCAGGAAGCAAAAGGCAGGCCTTTCTTTACCACCCTCGCCTCTCGCTCTTCGCTGCCTCCGAGACGACAACGCGGCCGCCGCCATGCCGAAGCTGAGCAAAGAGTCCAAGCAGCGCCTGCAGCACTTGTTCAAGGGCGGGCAGTTTGCCATCCGGTGGGGCTTCATCCCGGTAGTACTATATCTAG GATTTAAGAGAGGTGCAGATCCTGGAATGCCTGAGCCAACCGTTCTGAG TCTACTATGGGGATGA